In Monodelphis domestica isolate mMonDom1 chromosome 4, mMonDom1.pri, whole genome shotgun sequence, one DNA window encodes the following:
- the CADM4 gene encoding cell adhesion molecule 4, which produces MGPARRFPWPLLLVWAAAAGTGSAQGVQTENVTVAEGGVAEITCRLHQYDGSIVVLQNPARQTLFFNGTRALKDERFQLEEFSPRRVRIRLSDARLDDEGGYFCQLYTEDTHHQIATLTVLVAPENPIVEGREQAVEGGEVELSCVVPRSRPPAMLRWYRDRKELRGVDSRQENGKVWSVASTVRFQVDRKDDGGIVTCEAQNAALPPGHSKQTQYVLDVQYSPTARIHASQAVVREGDTLVLTCAVTGNPRPGQIRWSRGNESLPERAEAVGETLTLPGLTSLDNGTYTCEAGNKHGQARALYVLVVYDPGAVVEAQTSVPYAIVGGILALLVFLIICVLVGMVWCSVRQKGSYLTHEASGLDEQGEAREAFLNGGDGHKRKEEFFI; this is translated from the exons ATGGGCCCGGCCCGGCGCTTCCCGTGGCCGCTGCTGCTGGTCTGGGCGGCCGCGGCCGGGACAG GGTCGGCCCAGGGGGTGCAGACTGAGAATGTGACCGTAGCCGAGGGCGGGGTGGCAGAGATCACCTGCAGACTACACCAGTATGACGGCTCCATCGTTGTCCTCCAGAACCCTGCCCGGCAAACACTCTTCTTCAATGGCACCAGGG CCCTGAAGGATGAACGTTTCCAGCTGGAGGAGTTCTCCCCACGGAGGGTCCGGATCAGGCTCTCGGATGCCCGACTAGATGATGAGGGGGGCTACTTCTGCCAACTGTACACAGAAGACACCCATCACCAGATTGCAACCCTCACTGTGCTTG TGGCCCCAGAGAACCCCATAGTGGAGGGTCGGGAGCAGGCCGTGGAGGGCGGCGAGGTGGAGTTGAGCTGTGTGGTGCCTCGATCCCGACCTCCAGCCATGCTGCGCTGGTACCGGGACAGAAAAGAACTCCGAG GTGTGGACAGCCGGCAGGAGAATGGAAAGGTGTGGAGTGTGGCCAGCACAGTGCGCTTCCAAGTGGACCGGAAGGATGATGGCGGCATCGTGACCTGTGAAGCTCAAAATGCAGCCCTTCCTCCAGGCCACAGCAAGCAGACGCAGTACGTGCTGGACGTCCAGT ACTCCCCCACGGCCCGGATCCACGCCTCCCAGGCTGTGGTGAGGGAGGGAGACACCTTGGTGTTGACCTGTGCCGTCACAGGAAACCCCAG GCCAGGGCAGATCCGGTGGAGCCGGGGGAACGAGTCGCTCCCCGAGCGGGCAGAGGCGGTGGGAGAGACGCTCACCCTCCCTGGCCTCACCTCCCTAGACAACGGCACGTATACGTGTGAGGCCGGGAACAAGCACGGCCAAGCGCGAGCCCTCTACGTCCTGGTGGTCTACG ACCCCGGCGCCGTGGTGGAGGCCCAGACCTCAGTGCCCTATGCTATAGTGGGGGGCATCCTGGCGCTGCTCGTCTTTCTCATCATCTGTGTCCTGGTGGGCATGGTCTGGTGCTCCGTGCGGCAGAAGG GCTCCTATCTCACCCACGAGGCCAGTGGACTGGATGAGCAAGGGGAGGCCCGCGAGGCCTTCCTCAATGGGGGCGATGGACATAAGCGCAAAGAGGAATTTTTCATCTGA
- the ZNF428 gene encoding zinc finger protein 428 isoform X1 has translation MTETRETTETGGYASFEEEDEELSPGPEHPSDSDYTLSEPDSEEDEEEEDEEEETTDDPEYDPGYKVKQRLGGGRGAPSRRAARAAPPPGPQPCALCGRPPPGEGASAPGGPPCRLCRPAAPQATASARSAAQPQVGEEEDEEEDEDEGATSTGGDGPPGDEGGAYHCTECEDSFDDLGELHGHFMLHARGEV, from the exons ATGACAGAGACCAGAGAGACTACTGAGACTGGGGGCTATGCCAGCTTcgaggaggaggatgaggagcTGTCCCCAG GCCCAGAGCACCCCTCTGATTCAGACTATACCCTCTCAGAGCCTGACTCagaggaggatgaggaagaggaagatgaagaagaagaaacaacagATGATCCAGAATATGATCCTGGCTACAAGGTGAAGCAGCGCCTCGGTGGGGGGCGGGGGGCACCCTCTCGGAGGGCCGCTCGGGCTGCCCCGCCCCCAGGGCCCCAACCCTGTGCCCTGTGTGGCCGCCCACCCCCTGGGGAGGGTGCCTCGGCCCCTGGGGGCCCACCCTGTCGGCTTTGCCGTCCAGCTGCCCCTCAGGCAACAGCCTCTGCTCGAAGTGCTGCCCAACCCCAGGTGGgtgaggaggaggatgaagaagagGATGAGGATGAAGGGGCCACCTCCACTGGAGGTGATGGGCCCCCTGGGGATGAGGGGGGTGCTTACCACTGCACAGAATGCGAGGATTCATTCGACGACCTTGGGGAGCTGCATGGCCACTTCATGCTTCATGCCCGAGGGGAGGTGTGA
- the ZNF428 gene encoding zinc finger protein 428 isoform X2 gives MKPPLQLPKTGPEHPSDSDYTLSEPDSEEDEEEEDEEEETTDDPEYDPGYKVKQRLGGGRGAPSRRAARAAPPPGPQPCALCGRPPPGEGASAPGGPPCRLCRPAAPQATASARSAAQPQVGEEEDEEEDEDEGATSTGGDGPPGDEGGAYHCTECEDSFDDLGELHGHFMLHARGEV, from the exons ATGAAGCCACCTTTGCAACTTCCCAAGACAG GCCCAGAGCACCCCTCTGATTCAGACTATACCCTCTCAGAGCCTGACTCagaggaggatgaggaagaggaagatgaagaagaagaaacaacagATGATCCAGAATATGATCCTGGCTACAAGGTGAAGCAGCGCCTCGGTGGGGGGCGGGGGGCACCCTCTCGGAGGGCCGCTCGGGCTGCCCCGCCCCCAGGGCCCCAACCCTGTGCCCTGTGTGGCCGCCCACCCCCTGGGGAGGGTGCCTCGGCCCCTGGGGGCCCACCCTGTCGGCTTTGCCGTCCAGCTGCCCCTCAGGCAACAGCCTCTGCTCGAAGTGCTGCCCAACCCCAGGTGGgtgaggaggaggatgaagaagagGATGAGGATGAAGGGGCCACCTCCACTGGAGGTGATGGGCCCCCTGGGGATGAGGGGGGTGCTTACCACTGCACAGAATGCGAGGATTCATTCGACGACCTTGGGGAGCTGCATGGCCACTTCATGCTTCATGCCCGAGGGGAGGTGTGA
- the IRGQ gene encoding immunity-related GTPase family Q protein, with product MPPPRGDVTALFLGPPRSGKSELIAALREAPEAWHEETRVPALYPAGPGLFLGELSCPPAAPEPWAAEADVLVLVWGPRGGNETEDGAESLPEGLGAAGRAALARGAPLLAVWSRGPRNGNAKTPEEPEDLEQQRKKAAAQLAAAGLGAAPLYVLSRPGPQGADLARLREALHDRGAALEGLLPPAQEGFEVVGGAELDAVREAFEAGGLEAAMTWLRSGLERLGSARVDLAVAGPEASAVIGSLLGQDLEPAPSAPGPAPYPAPERPNVVLWALPHASAADPEPHAHYDALLLAVSGPPTAADVALGRALVGGSTPLFFVRTDGGGGEPEPVEGSGAAGAGEDEGWEVLGADEAREPPPLPTAFPLRPGGLAGLEAALRRALARAQGTALLLALPPTSPQTARAKADALRAGAWRAALLASVAAAASPAPGLGHACDVALLRGQLAGYRRALGLEAASVARRERALGLEAGTLAGRERSRLARDGAARGEVEARLRVWAGEGTAGGAALGALSFLWPAGGAAATGGLGYRAAHGVLLEALDELQADAEAVLGPGPETE from the exons ATGCCTCCCCCGCGGGGTGACGTGACCGCCTTATTCCTGGGTCCTCCACGTTCGGGAAAATCGGAGCTCATCGCCGCGCTCCGGGAGGCTCCCGAGGCCTGGCATGAGGAGACCCGCGTCCCTGCCCTCTACCCTGCGGGCCCCGGGCTCTTCCTGGGCGAACTAAGCTGCCCGCCTGCAGCGCCCGAACCCTGGGCAGCCGAAGCTGACGTGCTAGTGCTGGTCTGGGGGCCCCGGGGCGGGAATGAAACCGAGGACGGGGCTGAGTCTCTGCCCGAGGGGCTGGGGGCGGCTGGGCGGGCGGCCCTGGCCCGTGGGGCCCCCCTGTTAGCTGTATGGAGCCGTGGTCCCAGGAACGGGAACGCCAAGACCCCGGAGGAACCTGAAGACCTGGAGCAGCAAAGGAAGAAGGCAGCAGCCCAACTGGCCGCCGCAGGGCTGGGGGCGGCGCCGCTTTATGTACTCAGCCGGCCTGGGCCCCAGGGAGCTGACCTGGCTAGGCTGCGGGAGGCGCTCCATGACCGGGGGGCGGCCCTGGAGGG GCTGCTACCTCCCGCCCAGGAAGGCTTCGAAGTGGTGGGGGGCGCCGAGCTGGACGCGGTGCGCGAGGCTTTCGAGGCCGGCGGCCTGGAGGCTGCCATGACGTGGCTGCGCTCTGGCCTGGAGCGCCTGGGCAGTGCGCGGGTGGACCTGGCCGTGGCCGGGCCCGAGGCCTCCGCCGTCATCGGATCCCTTCTGGGCCAGGACCTCGAGCCCGCTCCCTCAGCCCCGGGGCCGGCCCCCTACCCCGCCCCGGAGCGACCCAACGTGGTCCTCTGGGCTCTGCCCCACGCCTCCGCCGCGGACCCCGAGCCTCACGCTCACTACGACGCCCTGCTGCTGGCAGTGTCGGGACCCCCAACGGCTGCCGACGTGGCCCTCGGGAGGGCGCTGGTGGGCGGCAGCACCCCGCTCTTCTTCGTGCGGACCGACGGAGGCGGCGGCGAGCCCGAGCCCGTAGAGGGGTCCGGAGCGGCGGGGGCTGGGGAGGACGAGGGCTGGGAGGTTCTGGGTGCGGATGAGGCCCGGGAGCCGCCGCCGCTACCAACGGCCTTCCCCCTGCGCCCGGGGGGCTTGGCGGGCCTGGAGGCCGCGCTGAGGCGGGCACTGGCCCGGGCGCAAGGGACGGCTCTGCTGCTGGCCCTCCCCCCCACGTCCCCGCAGACCGCGCGGGCCAAGGCTGACGCACTGCGGGCAGGCGCGTGGCGCGCGGCGCTGCTGGCCAGCGTGGCCGCCGCTGCCTCCCCGGCCCCTGGCCTGGGCCATGCGTGCGACGTGGCGCTGCTGCGGGGCCAGCTGGCGGGCTACCGGCGTGCGCTGGGGCTGGAGGCGGCCTCCGTGGCGCGGCGAGAACGTGCTCTTGGCCTGGAGGCCGGCACGCTGGCGGGCCGCGAGCGCTCGAGGCTGGCGCGGGATGGCGCTGCCCGCGGAGAGGTGGAAGCGCGCCTGCGGGTCTGGGCGGGGGAGGGCACCGCAGGGGGAGCCGCCCTGGGCGCGCTTTCCTTCCTCTGGCCCGCGGGCGGCGCCGCTGCCACGGGGGGCCTGGGCTACCGTGCTGCCCACGGCGTGCTGCTGGAGGCCCTGGACGAGCTGCAGGCGGACGCCGAGGCTGTGCTGGGCCCGGGCCCGGAGACGGAGTAA